A DNA window from Aquarana catesbeiana isolate 2022-GZ linkage group LG01, ASM4218655v1, whole genome shotgun sequence contains the following coding sequences:
- the LOC141128205 gene encoding vomeronasal type-2 receptor 26-like has translation MRTNVQSGYKSSPSPVEKPSVPVSRCSRPCLPGNRKKFGTSIHKCCYECIPCPEGEISNISDSENCMKCPDDVWPNEKKDRCVLKLVEFLSYTNDTISVVFTSVSILFCLLACLILGMFVHYRDTPIVKANNLNLSYLLLVSIMLSFLCVFLFLGRPVDVTCMLRVTSFGVIFSVAVSSLLAKSIMVCVAFKATKPGSSWKKWMGARLPNSIMSVCSLVQVIICATWLSISPPFQDQDFYSYLGKIIIQCNEGSVIGFYSVLGYMGLLAAVSFIIAFLARTLPDSFNEAKYITFSMLVFCSVWIAMIPAYLSTKGKYMVAVEIFAIMASSAGLLGCIFLPKCYIILFRPDLNTRIGLLGNRTK, from the exons ATGCGAACCAATGTGCAGAGCGGCTATAAGTCTTCCCCTTCTCCTGTGGAGAAGCCGTCA GTGCCGGTATCTCGATGCTCAAGACCCTGCTTGCCTGGTAACAGAAAAAAGTTTGGAACTTCAATTCATAAATGTTGCTATGAGTGCATCCcatgtccagaaggagagatcTCCAACATTTCTG acagtgaaaactgcatgaaatgtcctgatgatgtatggccaaatgagaagaaggatcggtGTGTTCTAAAACTGgtggaatttctctcctacactAATGATACTATTTCTGTAGTATTTACATCTGTTTCCATACTTTTTTGCCTTCTGGCTTGTTTAATATTGGGGATGTTTGTACATTACCGGGACACGCCCATTGTTAAAGCAAATAACCTGAACCTGAGCTATCTTCTtctggtctccatcatgctgagcttcctctgtgtcttcttgttcctcggccgtccagtagatgtaacctgcatgctgcgtgtaacctcttttggtgtcatcttctcagttgctgTGTCCTCtctacttgccaaaagtatcatggtgtgtgttgcttttaaagccaccaaacctggaAGTTCTTGGAAAAAATGGATGGGAGCCAGATTGCCCAACTCTATAATGTCTGTGTGTTCCCTGGTTCAAGTAATAATATGTGCGACTTGGTTATCTATTTCCCCCCCCTTCCAGGACCAAGACTTTTACTCTTATCTAGGAAAGATCATCATAcagtgtaatgagggttcagttatcggcttctactctgtcTTGGGATATATGGGACTTCTGGCAGCTGTGAGCTTCATTATAGCAtttttagccaggacattaccggacagttttaatgaggccaagtacatcaccttcagcatgctggtgttctgcagtgtctggattgccatgatccccgCCTATCTGAGCACTAAAGGGAAATATATGGTGGCTGTTGAGATTTTTGCTATAATGGCATCAAGTGCTGGacttcttggctgtatatttttGCCAAAATGTTACATTATTCTATTTAGACCTGACTTGAACACAAGAATAGGTTTGCTTGGAAATAGAACCAAATGA